A genome region from Candidatus Binatia bacterium includes the following:
- a CDS encoding ABC transporter substrate-binding protein, which yields MMRNFLTRPSRENKFTSAARVYLFVVAAVILLSLQLAEAQQRAKVPRIGVLFGSSLSSMSARMEALRQGLRDLGYVEGKNIVVEWRFAEGKRDRERALVAELVQLKVDVVITGGATNTRAAKEATSTISIVMMQVGDPVGNGFVASLARPGGNITGLSILSPELSGKRLELLKEIVPKLSRVAVFGTSTQQGNAQELREIELAAGPLGVKVQYVDVLSPKDIETAFRAANKRQADAVLMNVSGPLINSQQPQIAELAVKSRLPVMDQLQSYVEAGGLMSYGVNLNDLARRAATYVDKILKGAKPADLPVEQPTKFELVINLKTAKQIGLTIPPNVLARADKVIK from the coding sequence ATGATGAGAAACTTTTTAACACGCCCCTCCCGTGAAAACAAGTTTACGTCGGCAGCTAGAGTTTACCTCTTCGTTGTTGCTGCTGTAATTCTGCTGTCGTTGCAGCTAGCCGAAGCGCAGCAGCGAGCGAAAGTCCCGCGGATAGGAGTCCTATTTGGTTCTTCCCTTTCCAGTATGTCGGCGCGGATGGAGGCATTGCGGCAGGGGCTGCGGGACCTCGGCTATGTTGAGGGGAAGAACATTGTCGTCGAGTGGCGATTTGCTGAGGGAAAACGCGATCGCGAGCGCGCGCTGGTGGCCGAACTTGTGCAGTTGAAGGTCGATGTCGTCATCACGGGTGGTGCGACAAACACCCGTGCAGCCAAGGAAGCAACTTCTACGATTTCCATTGTGATGATGCAGGTTGGCGATCCTGTTGGCAATGGGTTTGTCGCCAGCCTTGCGCGTCCGGGCGGGAACATCACTGGTTTGTCCATCCTTTCCCCGGAGTTAAGCGGAAAACGGCTGGAGCTTTTGAAGGAGATCGTTCCCAAGCTCTCCCGCGTGGCGGTCTTCGGGACTTCGACCCAGCAGGGCAACGCACAAGAGTTAAGAGAGATCGAACTAGCCGCAGGACCGTTAGGCGTGAAGGTTCAATACGTTGACGTACTGAGTCCCAAGGATATTGAAACCGCATTCCGGGCCGCCAACAAGAGGCAAGCCGACGCAGTCCTTATGAATGTGTCGGGCCCGCTCATAAATTCTCAGCAACCACAGATTGCAGAACTCGCCGTAAAGAGCCGGCTTCCGGTGATGGATCAACTGCAAAGTTATGTGGAAGCCGGAGGGCTTATGAGCTACGGCGTGAACTTGAACGACTTGGCCCGGCGCGCCGCGACATACGTGGATAAGATTCTAAAAGGCGCGAAGCCGGCCGATCTCCCGGTGGAGCAGCCGACGAAGTTCGAGCTGGTGATCAATTTGAAAACGGCGAAGCAGATCGGGCTCACGATTCCGCCGAACGTGCTGGCAAGGGCGGATAAGGTGATCAAGTGA
- a CDS encoding type II toxin-antitoxin system HicB family antitoxin → MRYSVFLEPVNEPEFQGYYYAHVPALDLTTHGQGIEGALAAAKELIEAWIAEKKAHGEPVPTEAKSQIAHVEIPDALLRP, encoded by the coding sequence ATGCGCTACTCCGTGTTTCTCGAACCTGTAAATGAGCCGGAATTTCAGGGCTATTACTACGCACACGTCCCCGCGCTCGATTTGACAACACACGGCCAGGGCATTGAGGGAGCGCTTGCTGCCGCGAAGGAATTGATTGAGGCCTGGATTGCCGAGAAAAAGGCTCACGGCGAGCCTGTACCCACCGAAGCAAAATCCCAGATCGCCCACGTCGAAATCCCTGATGCCTTACTCCGCCCGTGA
- a CDS encoding type II toxin-antitoxin system HicA family toxin, with the protein MPYSAREVLAKLLRAGFVETRQTGSHKVLRHPDGRQTYVAMHPGTLPTGTFRKILKQAGFSEEQFRAL; encoded by the coding sequence ATGCCTTACTCCGCCCGTGAGGTGCTGGCAAAACTCCTTCGTGCTGGCTTTGTAGAAACACGACAAACCGGAAGCCACAAAGTTCTGCGCCATCCAGACGGGCGACAGACTTATGTAGCCATGCATCCCGGCACGCTGCCTACCGGAACGTTCCGAAAAATTCTCAAGCAAGCAGGCTTCAGCGAAGAACAGTTTCGCGCGCTGTAA